In Neospora caninum Liverpool complete genome, chromosome Ib, one DNA window encodes the following:
- a CDS encoding srs domain-containing protein, translating into MARLRRMHHRRGEFRSKARKLIAVCMGGVLLFSGGGTVSAEPVEALLRRSLTSGATGTQGESGAAEAVATCPLNDADSPSRGEATLTISKSSLTATIECQGESPTFVPTELTSVCDGQANDANRVSESDTCKIGAHAVGKKVTLQELLGASHPITWEMQQASDDSGQATTRTLQLAETDLPRTDKQFIVGCQKSGPGATPSCKVTVKVNARPSSVDDNNVVTCAHGKDSNKTTVEVEMSENKNTLTIDCGSDGSMQPEDYTSQYCSPQADNLDGCTKNNYSDILPTFASSWWTNTENKTQATLTIPKTDFPPADQRLLLGCVPKTQNANKPTKEESLTESVSETLACRVLVTVKASSSTSSASFTPHVIAATSGAALFPGLLSGSL; encoded by the coding sequence ATGGCGAGACTTCGCAGAATGCACCATCGCCGTGGAGAGTTCAGGTCGAAGGCCAGGAAGTTGATAGCAGTTTGCATGGGTGGAGTTCTGCTGTTTTCGGGTGGAGGAACTGTTTCTGCCGAGCCGGTTGAGGCGCTTCTTCGTAGGAGTTTGACTTCAGGTGCCACCGGCACCCAGGGTGAATCAGGGGCCGCAGAAGCTGTTGCAACATGTCCTCTGAACGATGCGGATTCACCATCCAGAGGTGAAGCGACACTGACGATCTCAAAAAGTTCCCTAACCGCTACCATTGAATGTCAAGGTGAAAGCCCCACATTCGTGCCTACCGAATTGACTAGCGTCTGCGACGGACAAGCGAACGATGCCAATCGAGTATCCGAATCTGATACGTGCAAAATTGGGGCCCACGCTGTAGGCAAGAAGGTGACTCTCCAGGAGCTCCTTGGTGCATCTCACCCAATCACCTGGGAAATGCAACAAGCGTCGGATGACAGTGGACAGGCCACCACACGAACACTTCAACTAGCAGAAACAGATCTGCCTCGTACAGACAAACAATTTATAGTCGGCTGTCAAAAAAGTGGGCCTGGCGCCACCCCGTCATGCAAAGTGACAGTGAAAGTGAATGCCAGACCCTCTTCGGTTGACGACAACAACGTTGTCACATGTGCACACGGCAAGGACAGCAACAAAACGACTGTGGAAGTCGAGATGTCAGAAAACAAGAACACTCTCACCATTGACTGTGGGAGCGACGGATCCATGCAGCCTGAAGATTACACATCTCAATACTGCTCCCCCCAAGCAGACAATTTAGACGGATGCACGAAGAACAACTACTCTGATATTCTTCCCACCTTCGCAAGCAGCTGGTGGACGAATACAGAAAACAAAACCCAGGCTACTCTGACTATCCCGAAGACCGATTTCCCTCCTGCAGATCAGCGCCTCCTTCTAGGCTGTGTCCCGAAAACACAGAACGCAAACAAGCCcacaaaggaagagagccTCACTGAGTCCGTGTCCGAGACGTTGGCATGCCGTGTCCTTGTAACTGTCAAGGCGTCGAGCTCTACCTCCTCTGCATCATTCACTCCACATGTCATAGCTGCGACCTCTGGAGCCGCCCTCTTTCCGGGGCTTCTCTCAGGTTCCTTGTAA
- a CDS encoding srs domain-containing protein encodes MARTSRMEHRCGGIRSKARKLMAVCMGGVLLFSGGGAVSAESVEGLLRRNLVSSPRDTDAGTETVGNVATCTKGKGQDLVAATGSPLTLSQGTLSATVQCHGESYTFVPAEEAHVCDGQAVDSSGATQAEPCKMGNDNMGNPVTLQHLLGTSNTVQWTNVAPSKNQNQGEQRSLTLTETDLPRTDKSFMVGCKQDSNSPCKVTVNVNARPSSVDDKNVVTCAYGKDSNPKPVEVEMSEDKNTLTIDCGTNASMYPQDYTSHYCAPESESKEQCIKKNYSDVLGTFDSSWWSTQQNGISATLTIPKTDFPPEDQSLLVACVPESLSTENTKKANSIPHSVTGITACRVLVTVKKANSASTASPSPHAIATASGAALLAGFLAGSF; translated from the coding sequence ATGGCGAGAACCAGCAGAATGGAGCATCGGTGTGGCGGGATCAGGTCCAAAGCCCGGAAGTTGATGGCAGTTTGCATGGGTGGAGTTCTGCTGTTTTCGGGTGGAGGAGCTGTTTCAGCCGAGTCTGTGGAGGGTCTTCTGCGTCGGAATTTGGTTTCCTCGCCACGCGATACCGATGCGGGAACGGAAACTGTAGGAAATGTTGCAACATGCACAAAGGGGAAAGGCCAGGACTTGGTTGCGGCAACTGGCTCACCATTGACGCTGTCACAGGGCACCCTGTCAGCCACCGTTCAGTGTCACGGTGAGAGCTACACTTTTGTGCCTGCCGAAGAGGCGCACGTATGCGACGGACAGGCGGTCGATTCCAGTGGAGCTACCCAGGCCGAACCGTGCAAAATGGGTAACGACAACATGGGAAATCCTGTGACGCTGCAACACCTCCTCGGGACAAGCAACACGGTCCAGTGGACAAACGTCGCCCCTTCTAAAAACCAGAACCAGGGAGAACAACGGTCTCTCACCCTCACTGAAACAGACCTTCCTCGAACCGACAAATCATTCATGGTCGGCTGTAAACAAGATTCCAACTCCCCATGCAAAGTCACAGTCAATGTGAATGCAAGGCCATCATCTGTAGATGACAAAAATGTAGTCACCTGTGCATACGGCAAGGACAGCAATCCGAAGCCCGTTGAAGTCGAAATGTcagaagacaaaaacacTCTCACCATTGACTGTGGCACCAACGCATCGATGTATCCTCAGGACTACACGTCTCACTACTGCGCCCCCGAATCAGAAAGCAAGGAACAATGCATAAAGAAGAACTATTCCGATGTTCTCGGAACTTTTGACAGCAGCTGGTGGAGCACACAACAAAATGGTATCTCGGCTACTCTGACTATACCCAAGACAGACTTCCCGCCTGAAGACCAGAGCCTGCTCGTAGCCTGTGTTCCGGAGTCACTATCTACGGAAAACACCAAAAAGGCGAATAGTATACCTCACTCTGTGACTGGGATTACCGCTTGCCGTGTGCTTGTGACTGTCAAGAAGGCCAACTCCGCCTCCACTGCATCGCCCTCTCCGCACGCAATAGCTACAGCCTCTGGAGCGGCTCTCCTCGCGGGGTTTCTTGCGGGGTCCTTCTAG
- a CDS encoding srs domain-containing protein, whose translation MARTSRMAHRCGGIRSKARKLMAVCMGGVLLFSGGGAVSAESVEGLLRRNLVSSPRDTGAETDTVENVATCTLEENPVSVRASSSSLTLSLSQGTLSATVQCQGDGYTFVPSEETHVCGAHAAGSKGGSGAVSCNIGSDNMGNPVTLQHLLGTSNTVQWTKKALSHNENQGEQRTLTLTQADLPRTDKSFMVGCQKSAKSPCKVTVNVNARPSSVDDKNVVTCAYGKDSNPKPVEVEMSEDKNTLTIDCGTNASMYPQDYTSHYCAPESESKEQCIKKNYSDVLGTFDSSWWSTQQNGISATLTIPKTDFPPEDQSLLVACVPESLSTENTKKANSIPHSVTGITACRVLVTVKKANSASTASPSPHAIATASGAALLAGFLAGSF comes from the coding sequence ATGGCGAGAACCAGCAGAATGGCGCATCGTTGTGGCGGGATCAGGTCCAAAGCCCGGAAGTTGATGGCAGTTTGCATGGGTGGAGTTCTGTTGTTTTCGGGTGGAGGAGCTGTTTCAGCCGAGTCTGTGGAGGGTCTTCTGCGTCGGAATTTGGTTTCCTCGCCACGCGATACTGGTGCGGAAACGGACACTGTAGAAAATGTTGCAACATGCACTCTGGAGGAAAACCCGGTCTCGGTTAGGGCGAGTAGCTCATCATTGACGCTCTCACTGTCACAGGGCACCCTGTCAGCCACCGTTCAATGTCAAGGTGATGGCTACACATTTGTGCCTTCCGAAGAGACGCACGTCTGCGGCGCACACGCGGCTGGTTCCAAAGGAGGTAGCGGGGCCGTTTCCTGCAACATTGGTAGCGACAACATGGGAAATCCTGTGACGCTGCAACACCTCCTCGGGACAAGCAACACGGTCCAGTGGACAAAAAAGGCTCTTTCTCATAATGAGAACCAGGGAGAACAACGGACGCTCACCCTAACTCAAGCAGACCTTCCTCGAACAGACAAATCATTCATGGTCGGATGTCAAAAAAGTGCCAAATCCCCATGCAAAGTCACAGTCAATGTGAATGCAAGGCCATCATCTGTAGATGACAAAAATGTAGTCACCTGTGCATACGGCAAGGACAGCAATCCGAAGCCCGTTGAAGTCGAAATGTcagaagacaaaaacacTCTCACCATTGACTGTGGCACCAACGCATCGATGTATCCTCAGGACTACACGTCTCACTACTGCGCCCCCGAATCAGAAAGCAAGGAACAATGCATAAAGAAGAACTATTCCGATGTTCTCGGAACTTTTGACAGCAGCTGGTGGAGCACACAACAAAATGGTATCTCGGCTACTCTAACTATCCCCAAGACAGACTTCCCGCCTGAAGACCAGAGCCTGCTCGTAGCCTGTGTTCCGGAGTCACTATCTACGGAAAACACCAAGAAGGCGAATAGTATACCTCACTCTGTGACTGGGATTACCGCTTGCCGTGTGCTTGTGACTGTCAAGAAGGCCAACTCCGCCTCCACTGCATCGCCCTCTCCGCACGCAATAGCTACAGCCTCTGGAGCGGCTCTCCTCGCGGGGTTTCTTGCGGGGTCCTTCTAG